The nucleotide window GGGATGGTACGCCCGATCGGGAATCTCACGGACGTCGAGGCCGGTCTCGACGACGATCTGCATGGTCTTGGCCATCACGTCGGCGTGGTAGTGTAGGCCCTGCCAGCCAAGGACGGTGCCGTCGGTCGCGGCGACGAGGCGGGCCCGACCGTCCGGGACGGCTTTGGCCTTGAACACACCGTCGTCGGAGGCCTCGCGGTCGACGACGACGAACTCGTGGCCCGCTTCGTTCGCGGAGGCCGCCGTGTGGCCGACCCGGGCGTACGGCATGACGCCGAGTCCGGAGAACATGACCTCGTGAGTGATCGAGTCGTGCTCGCGCAGCGGCCGCCCCGCAGTGTGGCGGCGAACGTTCTCGGCAACGACCGCGGCCTCTTCTTTGGCGACGTGGAGCAAGGGCCGCCGGCCGTCGGCGTCGCCAGCGACGAAGACGCGCTCGTCGGCGGCGGTCTGCATCGTCGATGCGACCCAGCCCTCGCCGGGATCGATCGCCGTCGCGTCGAGATTCAGTCGGTCGACCGCGGGGCGACGCCCGGTGAACAGGTAGAGGTCGTCGGCGTCCAGTGTCGATCCGTCCGCGAGATTGGCGATGACACCGTCGCCGTCGGGGGCGACCGACTCGACGGTCGCGTCCATGTGGATGTCGATGTCGTACGCCGACCGGTAGTAGTCGTGGAGGTCCGTCCCGAACGGGTCGTCGGCCCGCGGGAGGAGGTCGGGGAGCATCTCGACGGCCGTGACGTCGACGCCCGCCTCGTGGAGGTAGGGGACGAGTTCCAGGCCGATGTACCCCAGACCAAGTGCGAGCACCGAATCCGGGAGGTCGGTCGCGTCGAGGACGTCGGCGCTGGTCTTCGGGTCGATACGATCGATGCCGTCGATCGGTGGGACGTTGACCACCGATCCCGTCGCGATCACGACGTAGTCGGGGTCGATTTGCCGGTCGCCCACTTCGAGGATGCGATCGTCGACGAACCGGGCGGACTCGCGCAGGAGGGTCACGTTCTCCCGGTCGGCCAGCGCGTCGACCGCGTCGCGACGGTGGCCCGCCCACGAGAGGGTGTGCTCGTCTTTGCGCTCGACGACACGCTCCAGGTCGATCTCGGGGACTGGCCCGCCGAGACGGTCGTCGTGACGCGCCGCGAATCGGTGTTCGGCCGCCGAGATCACTTCTTTCGAGGGCATACACCCGCGGAGAATGCACAAGCCACCGCCGGGGTCGCCGTCGTCGATCAGTGTCAACTCGACGTCTTCGTCGGCCAGTTCGCTCGCGACATCGGAGCCAGCGCTGCCGTACGCGCCGATCACGGCGACGTGGTCGGTCATATTCGCTCACCGATGGCCACGGGCATAACGGTTGTGCGGATCCGGATCGTGACGTCACACGCGCGACGCGTGTCTGACGGGGAGTTAAGTGCCTTCGTGGTCGTTTTCCGAGGAGAGACCCGTACGCGCGGGCAGATACCCATGGGACTGCTCACAGAACTGCGCGACAGCATATCGAGGGCGGCCTCGACGCTGTTCGCGGCCGACGACCCCAAACGTATCGGCATCTATGGCCCGCCAAACGCCGGGAAGACGACGCTGGCCAACCGGATCGCCCGGGACTGGACGGGCGAAGCGGTCGGGCCGGAGAGTCACATTCCTCACGAGACCCGCCGGGCCCACCGCAAGGAGAACGTCGAGATCGAACGCGACGGCGGGACCGTCGAGATCGACATCGTCGACACGCCAGGCGTGACGACAAAGGTGGATTACACCGACTTCCTCGAACACGATATGGAAGAAGACGCCGCGGTCGAGCGCTCCCGGGAGGCCACCGAGGGCGTCGCCGAGGCGATGCACTGGCTGCGCGAGGACGTCGACGGCGTGATCTACGTGCTCGACGCCACGGAGGACCCCTTTACGCAGGTGAACACGATGCTCGTCGGCATCATCGAGAGCCAGGACCTGCCCGTGTTGATCTTCGCGAACAAGATCGACCTCGAACACGCCAACGTCGGGCGGATTCGCAACGCCTTCCCCCAGCACGAGACCGTCCCGTTGTCGGCGCTGGAGGGCGACAACATGGACGAAGTGTACGATCAGATCGCGGAGTACTTCGGATGACCCCGGAAGCCACCGAACGATCCGACGGCGTCCGTATCGACCTGGTGAGTGCCGACCGCATGGCCGGGCTGACCACGATGGAGAAGATCCGGACGATCCTCGACGGGGTCCGTGACGGCAAGATCGTCATCCTCGAATCGGGACTGAGCCCCGAGGAGGAGTCCCGTCTGATCGAGGTGACGATGACCGAGATCACCCCCGACGAGTTCACAGGTCTCGAAATCGAGACGTACCCGCGCTCGGAGACCCGCGATCGGAGCTTCCTCGATCGCCTGATGGGCCGGGAATCGACCTCGAAGCTCACCGTGATCGGGCCCGCCAACCAGATCGAGACGCTCCACAAAGACGAGACGCTCATCAGCGCCCTGGTCTCCCGGAAATAATGCCACACCTCTGTACCGCCTGTGGGCGCTCGTTTGCCGACGGGTCCAGCGAGATGCTCACCGGCTGTCCCGACTGTGGGGGCTCGACGTTTCAGTACGACCCCGAGGGCACGGACGGCCCGGTCGCGACCGCGGGCATCGAGTCGTCCGACGAGGCCCCAACGGGCGACGCGGGCGGGGACGGGACTGACGAGCAAGCGACTGCGTCGACAGGCGCGACTGCGTCACCCTCACAGCCAGCCTCGACATCTTCCGCGGGCGCGGGAGCCCGCGAGCCCGAGCCCACGCCCGAACACGAGGAGTCCGCGACCGAACGCGAGAACGCTGCCCAGGCCCAGGCGCGCGCCGAACTCGCAGATCCGCCCGCTTACGAGTCGAGCGACGAACCGACCGCGAGTCCGGACCGCGAGACCGTCCGCGAGGCGCTGACCGACCAGTTCGAGTCCATTCGCGTGATCGATCGCGGGCAGTACGAACTCAACCTCGTGGAGCTGTTCAACCGTGACGAGTACATCGTCAGACTCGGTGAGGAAGGCCGGTATCACATCCAGATGCCGGAATCCCGCCGGTGAGCCTGCGACGCGGACGTGCAGTCGGCACACGGGCTTTTTGTACTGAACGACACCCGCTCGATTCGGCCGTGGGTATATGTTTTCTGGTACCTGCAGCCTTCCAATAGCGTCAGACGTTTCCTCCGCTCTTGGAGAGCCCGAACACAGTGATTGAGTCATCGAGGAAAGCTCTCTGAAACTTGTGACAACCTGCGCCCAAACCCACAAAACATATACCACAGGGGGAAGGACATCAGGGTGTACCGCCGGTACCCCTCGGCCCGCAGTGGGCCGGGGCCAACGCCGGCGCGAATCACAAACCATGACATCAAAACGCGAAAAATTCAACGGTGTGTTCATGGCGGCACTGATGGTGCTTTCAGTGTTCGCGATGGGCATGGCTCTCACGGGCTCGGCCGCAGGGGCCTCTGTGGGAACGGCAACGCAAGACAAGATCGACGACGCTGACAAGAACGTCACGTCGAACGCACGGCACTGGGTCGGACAACAGCTCTATATCGACGCTAATGACACCACGTACGCGGATGCGTCGTGGGGTCTGTACGTATCTGAGGGAACAGACGGTCTCGGTACGTTCGTGACTGAGGTTCCGCTTGACGCGAACGGGACGGGACTGATTGACTCGACGACACTCGCCGACTACGACGGTGACAAGTTCGTCATCACGACGTCGACTGATGACGCTGTCACGTTCGGCAACGGTGCCGTCACGAACGTCGCTAGTGGGTCGGCTGACGTCACGGCCGAAGAGTTCCGCGTCGTCACCCAGACTTTCTCGGCGTCCGCGGACGACACGACCGTCGAGAAAGGCGACAGCACCACGATCAGCTACACGACCAACCGCGACGGCTTCGATGTCGAGATCTCCTCGGACAACGCAACGTCGGGGGAACTCGCTGACATCTTCGCGGGCAACGGTAACAACGTCGTCGAGAACGACGACACCGTGACCGTCGAAGGTCTGGGCCAGAGCGACGACATCAACGCTGACTTCACCGATATCGATGTCGGTGACTACACGTTCACGGTCGAAGTGACTGACACGTCCGCGTCCGGTGAGGCCTCGATCACCGTCGAGGAATCCTCTGACGTGAGTGTCGACCTGCCGGAAACGTCCGACGTCGACCGCGGTGACGTCGCGTCGATCCCGGTCGAACTCGAATCGACCGACACCGCGTACGTCGCGATCGGTACGATGGACGGCGCTGGCTTCCGCACGATCGTGGAAGTCAACGACGGGAGTGACGACGGTGAGGTCACCCTCGAAGCCAACACGTACAACATGCTCGACCACGACGCGAGCATGGACGACAAGTTCTGGACGGCTGACGACGACGACTCCGTCGAGAACGTCTGGTACAACAGCACGGACATCGACACCCCCGTTCGAGTCGGTGGCGGCGCGAAGAGCCACGACGTTCGTGCGGGCAGCAGCTTCGACACGAACAACTACGAGATCGGCGGTGACACGGCCCGAACCGTCATGCGTGTCTACGAGCGCAGCACGGGCAACATGTCCATGTGGACCGCTCCCGCTGACGCCGAAATCACTGAGCTCGAGGACGTCACGGACGCCGTCTCCGACGACAGCCTCACCCAGAGCCAGTACATCGCTGAGGGCGACTACGCGGTCGCCGAACTCGAAGCCACCGGTATCTTCGGTGCGCTCGAAGCTCAGCCCGGCAGCAACAACGTCGAGAAACTCGTTTCGCTCGACGAGAACGTTAGCAGCCTGAACTTCACCGTCGAAGTGCCTGGCGGTAACGCGTACGAGGAAGACTCCAGTGTCGACCTGTCGGCCAACGCTGGGGCGATGACTGTCATCACGAACCAGGAGGACGGACAGCTGTTCGTTCTGATGGACACCGACAACTTCGACGGTGTCGCAGACGGTGACCAGCGCCTCCCGACGTTCACCGTCAACGCTGGTGACACCGGCACGACCCTCGCGACGTCCGACGAGGACGACGCGACCGTCGACAAAGTCTTCGAAATGGAGTCCGTGGACGTCGAGTTCGACCAGAACGACGTCTCGCCGGAAACCAACCAGACCATCTCCGGTGAAACCAACCTCGCGCCCGGGACGGAACTGACGCTCTCGATCGAGTCCGACCTCGAATCCGACTCTGCGTCGGCGTTCCTGACCGAGTTCACCGCGACCGTCGCGGCCGACGGAACCTGGTCCGGTCAGGCCGACTTCTCCGAAGGTAACGACGGGCAGGGCTACACGGTCTCGGTCTCCGAGCCTGCTGGCATCGACGCCGACTACGACGCCACGATCGGCAAGCCGACCGCGTCGCTCTCGATCGGTGACGCGACCACGAGTACCGTCACCGTCGACAGCGTCTCGCTGTCGGAGGGTGGCTTCGTGGTCGTCCACTCTGGTAGCGCCACCGGCTCGTTCGCTGGCGTCTCCGAGTACCTCGAACCCGGTGAGAGCACCGACGTCGAGATCGGCGTCTCCGGTGTCAGTGACGGCGACGAAGTCTACGCCGTCGCGCACCTGGACGCTAACGGTAACGAACAGTACGACGGCGACGCCTCCTACAAGAACGCTGACGGCTCCGCCGTGAGCGCATCCGCTTCGGTCAGCGCCGCAGAGGAAGAGCCGACCGAGACGCAGACTGAAGAAGAGACGACCGAGATGGACGAGGAGACGACCGAGATGGCCGAGGAGACCAC belongs to Halococcoides cellulosivorans and includes:
- a CDS encoding dihydrolipoyl dehydrogenase family protein; the protein is MTDHVAVIGAYGSAGSDVASELADEDVELTLIDDGDPGGGLCILRGCMPSKEVISAAEHRFAARHDDRLGGPVPEIDLERVVERKDEHTLSWAGHRRDAVDALADRENVTLLRESARFVDDRILEVGDRQIDPDYVVIATGSVVNVPPIDGIDRIDPKTSADVLDATDLPDSVLALGLGYIGLELVPYLHEAGVDVTAVEMLPDLLPRADDPFGTDLHDYYRSAYDIDIHMDATVESVAPDGDGVIANLADGSTLDADDLYLFTGRRPAVDRLNLDATAIDPGEGWVASTMQTAADERVFVAGDADGRRPLLHVAKEEAAVVAENVRRHTAGRPLREHDSITHEVMFSGLGVMPYARVGHTAASANEAGHEFVVVDREASDDGVFKAKAVPDGRARLVAATDGTVLGWQGLHYHADVMAKTMQIVVETGLDVREIPDRAYHPTTPELLDGLISDAVDRID
- a CDS encoding Era-like GTP-binding protein, whose product is MGLLTELRDSISRAASTLFAADDPKRIGIYGPPNAGKTTLANRIARDWTGEAVGPESHIPHETRRAHRKENVEIERDGGTVEIDIVDTPGVTTKVDYTDFLEHDMEEDAAVERSREATEGVAEAMHWLREDVDGVIYVLDATEDPFTQVNTMLVGIIESQDLPVLIFANKIDLEHANVGRIRNAFPQHETVPLSALEGDNMDEVYDQIAEYFG
- a CDS encoding DUF2073 domain-containing protein — its product is MTPEATERSDGVRIDLVSADRMAGLTTMEKIRTILDGVRDGKIVILESGLSPEEESRLIEVTMTEITPDEFTGLEIETYPRSETRDRSFLDRLMGRESTSKLTVIGPANQIETLHKDETLISALVSRK
- a CDS encoding Zn-ribbon domain-containing protein: MPHLCTACGRSFADGSSEMLTGCPDCGGSTFQYDPEGTDGPVATAGIESSDEAPTGDAGGDGTDEQATASTGATASPSQPASTSSAGAGAREPEPTPEHEESATERENAAQAQARAELADPPAYESSDEPTASPDRETVREALTDQFESIRVIDRGQYELNLVELFNRDEYIVRLGEEGRYHIQMPESRR
- a CDS encoding DUF7282 domain-containing protein — encoded protein: MAALMVLSVFAMGMALTGSAAGASVGTATQDKIDDADKNVTSNARHWVGQQLYIDANDTTYADASWGLYVSEGTDGLGTFVTEVPLDANGTGLIDSTTLADYDGDKFVITTSTDDAVTFGNGAVTNVASGSADVTAEEFRVVTQTFSASADDTTVEKGDSTTISYTTNRDGFDVEISSDNATSGELADIFAGNGNNVVENDDTVTVEGLGQSDDINADFTDIDVGDYTFTVEVTDTSASGEASITVEESSDVSVDLPETSDVDRGDVASIPVELESTDTAYVAIGTMDGAGFRTIVEVNDGSDDGEVTLEANTYNMLDHDASMDDKFWTADDDDSVENVWYNSTDIDTPVRVGGGAKSHDVRAGSSFDTNNYEIGGDTARTVMRVYERSTGNMSMWTAPADAEITELEDVTDAVSDDSLTQSQYIAEGDYAVAELEATGIFGALEAQPGSNNVEKLVSLDENVSSLNFTVEVPGGNAYEEDSSVDLSANAGAMTVITNQEDGQLFVLMDTDNFDGVADGDQRLPTFTVNAGDTGTTLATSDEDDATVDKVFEMESVDVEFDQNDVSPETNQTISGETNLAPGTELTLSIESDLESDSASAFLTEFTATVAADGTWSGQADFSEGNDGQGYTVSVSEPAGIDADYDATIGKPTASLSIGDATTSTVTVDSVSLSEGGFVVVHSGSATGSFAGVSEYLEPGESTDVEIGVSGVSDGDEVYAVAHLDANGNEQYDGDASYKNADGSAVSASASVSAAEEEPTETQTEEETTEMDEETTEMAEETTTEEGPGFTAVLALVALVASALVAVRRWD